Proteins found in one Sorghum bicolor cultivar BTx623 chromosome 1, Sorghum_bicolor_NCBIv3, whole genome shotgun sequence genomic segment:
- the LOC8081066 gene encoding uncharacterized protein LOC8081066 codes for MRRKKHLDRGGGGGGGGGGTELFICFTSRPSAASAASVAGGSAQSSLRPSSSSKLLSPGRGSASASGAEAVPAPPLHPSLSRRLRNSGSLKGGQSPMFPSGSTGGGRRGRGGFEPAEPSSPKVTCIGQVRVKGGKRKPKHASAAVLRSRSRRGGVGGGGSAEVSFRRSGDDRDGPQGKNQGWVYQIPVNICEALKTFGSCGGRSLCSPSRPGGGSERGALSTDAHRGKKRRQGTPAGGSWLCGAAVARCLLAIQEEDDDEVGKGAAVVPAEEMRASEVGLVMEGWDVEEEEKAVMVGEVEVEKKDEILVVGKEEEGRVSVCIPPRNALLLMRCRSDPVRMAALATRFWGSPAAATVEQVDNEVTGCLNDNGEEEEEEAEAEPVECKDEARCSAVSVKDLKCEECGSDENDGAEAGEIGQAKAEAEESSKCGDLVEEKEDASCRVGVEEANVVRKDARLEVPLGEVTERENQGPDMVELVISEEEVPAQEKVDEEMKGRRSISSYSPSAALKEDRTKLRRLSSRRRVSTSSRASSSTDRVGRRHSFSAETEARRSSFSSLKDSRRASFSIDRDGRRWSFSIEQEHLVAEPKVLMASRKGKKTSSEAESEKDCDVAPNSAEEGQEFYDDGKEEETTENVEEEGKTQYEETNQEVEKVETRAEECEGGAGPVIQRRKKSGELPDCLLLMMYEPKLSMEVSKETWVCSTDFVHWKSYQGKNNRNHRQQKASVTGTVETEKKENAEGTTIMNDVQESKDPSTVNSAVPMPCPVVQKTPPLKPATTEQKLKLELPPVTNAAAYAPFVLKRCKSEPMRSSARLAPDACFWKDRHRPLNATGVGF; via the coding sequence ATGCGCCGCAAGAAGCACTTGGACcggggtggcggcggcggcggcggcggaggtggcACGGAGCTCTTCATTTGCTTCACCTCCCGCCCCTCCGCTGCCTCCGCCGCTTCCGTCGCCGGCGGTAGCGCGCAGTCTTCCCTCCGTCCCTCCAGCTCCTCCAAGCTCCTCAGCCCCGGCCGCGGCAGTGCCAGCGCAAGCGGAGCTGAGGCAGTGCCGGCCCCGCCTCTGCACCCCTCACTCAGCCGCCGCCTCCGCAACAGCGGCAGCCTCAAGGGCGGCCAGTCCCCAATGTTCCCGTCCGGGTCCACCGGCGGTGGCCGCCGCGGCCGGGGCGGATTCGAACCTGCCGAGCCGTCCTCCCCCAAGGTTACCTGCATCGGTCAGGTCCGCGTCAAGGGCGGTAAGCGCAAGCCCAAGCACGCCTCCGCCGCTGTGCTGCGCTCCCGCTCCAGGCGCGGCGGAGTCGGTGGTGGCGGGAGCGCAGAGGTCAGCTTCCGCCGCTCGGGCGACGACCGGGACGGACCCCAGGGCAAGAACCAGGGCTGGGTGTACCAGATCCCGGTCAACATCTGCGAGGCACTGAAGACATTTGGCTCCTGCGGTGGTCGCTCGCTCTGCTCGCCGTCTCGGCCTGGCGGAGGCAGTGAGCGAGGCGCGCTCTCCACCGACGCGCACCGTGGTAAGAAGCGGCGGCAGGGCACTCCTGCTGGAGGTAGCTGGCTGTGCGGTGCTGCCGTGGCGAGATGCCTCCTGGCGATccaggaggaggacgacgacgaagTCGGCAAGGGAGCTGCCGTTGTGCCGGCAGAGGAGATGAGGGCATCAGAAGTGGGGCTCGTCATGGAAGGATGGGATgtcgaggaggaggagaaggctgTGATGGTAGGGGAGGTGGAAGTGGAGAAGAAAGATGAGATCTTGGTGGTGGGGAAGGAAGAAGAGGGGAGGGTGAGTGTCTGCATCCCCCCAAGGAATGCACTGCTGCTAATGCGCTGCCGGTCAGACCCAGTTCGCATGGCTGCTCTTGCCACCCGCTTCTGGGGGTCTCCAGCTGCAGCTACCGTGGAGCAGGTGGACAATGAGGTGACCGGGTGCCTCAACGACAACggggaagaagaggaagaggaggctGAGGCTGAGCCAGTGGAGTGCAAAGACGAAGCTCGCTGTTCAGCTGTTTCTGTCAAAGACTTGAAATGCGAAGAGTGTGGTTCTGATGAAAATGATGGCGCTGAAGCAGGGGAGATAGGTCAAGCAAAGGCAGAAGCTGAAGAGAGTTCTAAATGTGGAGATCTAGTAGAAGAAAAGGAGGATGCATCCTGCAGAGTAGGGGTAGAGGAAGCAAATGTTGTTCGGAAAGATGCCAGGTTGGAAGTTCCTTTGGGAGAAGTTACAGAGAGGGAAAACCAAGGGCCAGACATGGTGGAGCTGGTGATCAGTGAGGAAGAAGTTCCAGCACAAGagaaagttgatgaagaaatgaAGGGGAGGAGGTCAATAAGCAGCTATTCTCCCTCGGCAGCTCTGAAGGAGGACCGCACCAAATTGCGACGGTTGAGTAGCAGGAGGCGTGTTAGCACTAGCAGCAGGGCCTCATCGTCCACTGATAGGGTTGGCAGGCGGCACAGCTTCTCAGCCGAGACGGAGGCACGGCGGTCTagcttctcaagcttgaagGACTCAAGGAGAGCTAGTTTCTCCATTGATAGAGATGGCCGGAGGTGGAGCTTCTCGATTGAGCAGGAGCATCTTGTTGCAGAGCCTAAGGTGCTGATGGCATCCAGAAAGGGGAAGAAGACTTCTTCTGAGGCAGAGTCAGAGAAAGATTGTGATGTTGCTCCAAACAGTGCAGAGGAAGGACAAGAATTCTATGACGAtgggaaggaagaagaaactacCGAGAATGTAGAGGAAGAAGGAAAAACACAATACGAGGAAACGAACCAGGAAGTAGAGAAAGTAGAAACTAGAGCAGAAGAGTGTGAAGGTGGGGCAGGACCAGTGAtacagaggaggaagaagagtggCGAGTTACCAGATTGCCTCCTGTTGATGATGTATGAGCCAAAGCTCTCCATGGAGGTCTCCAAGGAAACATGGGTCTGCAGCACTGACTTTGTCCATTGGAAGTCTTACCAGGGCAAGAATAACCGCAATCACCGGCAACAGAAGGCTTCTGTTACTGGAACAGTGGAGACTGAAAAAAAGGAGAATGCAGAAGGCACCACCATTATGAATGATGTACAAGAGAGCAAAGATCCATCGACGGTCAACTCAGCTGTGCCCATGCCATGTCCAGTTGTCCAGAAGACACCACCACTGAAACCAGCTACAACAGAACAGAAGCTGAAGCTGGAGCTGCCACCGGTCACCAATGCGGCAGCCTACGCCCCATTCGTTCTGAAAAGGTGCAAGTCGGAGCCGATGCGATCATCAGCGCGGTTGGCACCTGACGCTTGCTTCTGGAAGGACCGCCATCGGCCGCTGAACGCAACTGGAGTTGGGTTCTGA
- the LOC8081068 gene encoding calmodulin has product MTGESVPRSYKYQPLVRCEQHKPQLAATFRKKSRAHVPFRFRGPDSLRVPPLPSPLPPPPVVSRVPAKQASMCPTGKYLGLDLSAAAVSGAGGDLRPAFDVLDADRDGRISREDLKSFYAAAEGPAAGERFDDDDLAAMIAAADADRDGFVQYDEFERLLASRAAAAAGGAGRRAAMEDAFRLMDRDGDGKVGFEDLKAYLGWAGMPAADEEVRAMIRVAGGGDGGDEGVGLEALARVLAVDLEGIAV; this is encoded by the coding sequence ATGCGAACAGCACAAGCCGCAATTAGCAGCGACCTTCCGCAAAAAAAGCAGAGCGCACGTCCCGTTCCGATTCAGAGGTCCAGACAGTTTGCGAGTTCCCCCCCTGccctctcctcttcctcctcctcccgtCGTCTCCCGAGTCCCGGCGAAGCAGGCGAGCATGTGCCCCACCGGCAAGTACCTGGGGCTCGacctctccgccgccgccgtctccggCGCTGGCGGCGACCTGAGGCCGGCGTTCGACGTGCTTGACGCGGACCGGGACGGCCGCATCAGCCGGGAGGACCTCAAGTCCTTCTACGCCGCCGCGGAGGGGCCCGCGGCCGGCGAGCggttcgacgacgacgacctcgcGGCCATGATCGCGGCCGCCGACGCCGACCGCGACGGTTTCGTGCAGTACGACGAGTTCGAGCGCCTGCTGGccagccgcgccgccgccgccgcgggaggCGCCGGGCGCCGCGCCGCCATGGAGGACGCCTTCCGGCTCATGGACCGGGACGGGGATGGCAAGGTCGGGTTCGAGGACCTCAAGGCCTACCTCGGCTGGGCCGGGATGCCCGCGGCGGACGAGGAGGTCCGCGCCATGATCCGCGTCGCCGGCGGAGGGGACGGCGGCGACGAAGGCGTCGGGCTCGAGGCGCTCGCCAGAGTGCTCGCGGTCGACTTGGAAGGCATCGCCGTTTGA